The proteins below are encoded in one region of Campylobacter helveticus:
- a CDS encoding tRNA dihydrouridine synthase, giving the protein MINFNAKPLFLAPMAGFTDPPFRSVVKQFGADVTISEMISSNALVYESTKSLKMLEKTPFEKPYIVQIAGGDEEILKKAVLMLNELDFIDGIDFNCGCPVNKVVKQCAGSALLENLELFKKLVGIIKTYNKKSLTSVKFRLGFNEKYPEKMAQICEELGVDFISIHGRTRKQLYSGKADYHSIAKAKQSVKIPVIANGDINAQNAEEVFKITACEGLMIGRASVGNPWIFYEIKEGKSVDEALKKRIILTHFEEMMKHYKAMGVSIFRKHLHEYSKGHKDASAFRDMINRIDDEALMRTKIEEFF; this is encoded by the coding sequence ATGATAAATTTTAACGCAAAACCTCTTTTTTTAGCACCTATGGCGGGTTTTACAGACCCTCCTTTTCGTAGTGTAGTGAAGCAATTTGGTGCTGATGTTACTATCAGCGAAATGATAAGCTCAAATGCCTTAGTTTATGAAAGCACGAAAAGTCTCAAAATGCTTGAAAAAACACCATTTGAAAAACCCTACATCGTGCAAATTGCCGGAGGGGATGAAGAAATTCTTAAAAAAGCAGTTTTAATGCTAAATGAGCTTGACTTCATCGATGGCATTGATTTTAATTGCGGTTGCCCTGTCAATAAAGTCGTAAAACAATGTGCTGGTAGTGCCTTACTTGAAAATTTAGAGCTTTTTAAAAAACTTGTTGGAATCATCAAAACATATAATAAAAAAAGCCTAACGAGTGTAAAATTTCGACTTGGTTTTAACGAAAAATATCCAGAAAAAATGGCACAAATTTGTGAAGAGCTTGGGGTGGATTTCATTAGCATACACGGACGCACAAGAAAGCAGCTTTATAGCGGAAAAGCAGATTATCACTCCATAGCCAAAGCTAAGCAAAGTGTTAAAATTCCAGTCATTGCTAATGGCGACATTAACGCACAAAATGCAGAAGAAGTTTTTAAAATCACTGCTTGTGAGGGCTTGATGATAGGTAGAGCTAGCGTGGGAAATCCTTGGATTTTTTACGAGATTAAAGAGGGTAAAAGCGTAGATGAGGCACTCAAAAAACGCATTATCTTAACGCATTTTGAGGAAATGATGAAGCACTATAAGGCTATGGGGGTAAGCATTTTTCGTAAGCATTTGCACGAATATTCTAAAGGGCATAAAGACGCTTCGGCTTTTAGAGATATGATAAACCGCATTGATGATGAGGCTTTAATGCGAACAAAAATAGAGGAATTTTTTTAA
- a CDS encoding prephenate dehydrogenase translates to MKVAIIGLGLMGGSLGLCLKENKLISSVYGLDLDAQNAKDALNLGLIHELISFDALRKCDIIFIATPVNAIIEILQNLKELPKTTTIIELGSTKRKIVESLPTTLIKQTIFAHPMAGTENSGPKAAFKELYKDAVCVLCDSEVADDLHQKRAVEIFSHLGMRIVFMDSISHDHHTAIISHLPHAISFSLANYVMREEDRRNIAYLGGPSFKGMCRIAKSSPLMWGGIFTQNKENILASIEHFQEELENCKKMLENCDENKLKKWMEKANHLREIL, encoded by the coding sequence ATGAAAGTAGCGATTATAGGGCTTGGGCTAATGGGAGGTTCTTTAGGACTTTGCCTAAAAGAAAATAAGCTTATTAGTAGTGTTTATGGGTTAGATTTAGACGCACAAAATGCTAAAGATGCTTTAAATTTGGGATTAATCCACGAGTTAATTAGCTTTGATGCGCTTAGAAAATGTGATATTATTTTCATCGCTACGCCTGTTAATGCCATTATAGAAATTTTACAAAATTTAAAAGAATTGCCAAAAACAACGACCATTATAGAACTTGGTAGCACAAAAAGAAAGATAGTGGAGAGTTTACCCACTACTTTAATCAAGCAAACTATTTTCGCACATCCTATGGCAGGGACGGAAAATAGCGGACCAAAAGCCGCTTTTAAGGAGCTTTATAAGGACGCTGTTTGTGTGCTTTGCGATAGTGAAGTGGCTGATGATTTACACCAAAAAAGAGCGGTGGAAATTTTCTCTCATCTTGGTATGCGTATTGTATTTATGGATAGCATTTCACACGATCATCACACGGCGATAATTTCACATTTACCTCACGCCATTAGTTTTTCTTTGGCAAATTATGTTATGCGTGAAGAAGATAGAAGAAATATCGCTTATCTTGGCGGTCCCTCTTTTAAGGGAATGTGTCGTATCGCTAAATCTTCGCCCTTAATGTGGGGGGGAATTTTTACGCAAAATAAAGAAAATATCCTAGCATCCATAGAACATTTTCAAGAAGAATTAGAAAATTGCAAAAAAATGCTGGAAAATTGTGATGAAAATAAGCTTAAAAAATGGATGGAAAAAGCAAATCATTTAAGAGAAATTTTATAA
- the accD gene encoding acetyl-CoA carboxylase, carboxyltransferase subunit beta encodes MNFIDIFSKIRKKQSSPNEAPNHWVKCPSCHALMYYKEVESCFDVCPKCSFHMRISALKRIELLSDTGSFVEFDKDLEAIDPLKFVDSKSYKKRLSEGENKTGRKSAVISGECTINSLKAQLVVFDFSFIGGSLGSVEGEKIVRAVQRAISAKSGLIIVSTSGGARMQESTYSLMQMSKTSAAIKLLSKEKLPYISILTDPTMGGVSASFAWLGDLIIAEPGALVGFAGARVIKQTIGADLPEGFQRAEFLLEHGLIDNIVERAAQKQFVSDALKFFSGK; translated from the coding sequence ATGAATTTTATTGACATATTTTCAAAGATTAGAAAAAAACAATCAAGCCCCAACGAAGCACCAAATCACTGGGTAAAATGCCCAAGTTGCCACGCTTTGATGTATTACAAAGAAGTGGAAAGCTGCTTTGATGTTTGTCCTAAATGCTCTTTTCATATGAGAATTTCAGCTTTAAAACGCATAGAGCTTTTAAGTGATACTGGAAGTTTTGTAGAATTTGATAAAGATTTAGAAGCAATCGACCCTTTAAAATTTGTCGATAGCAAATCCTACAAAAAGCGTTTGAGTGAGGGGGAAAATAAAACAGGTAGAAAAAGTGCTGTGATAAGTGGCGAATGCACTATCAACAGCTTAAAAGCTCAACTTGTAGTTTTTGATTTTTCTTTCATAGGGGGAAGTCTTGGTTCTGTGGAGGGTGAAAAAATCGTGCGCGCAGTGCAAAGAGCCATTAGTGCAAAAAGTGGCTTAATCATCGTTAGCACAAGTGGGGGCGCAAGAATGCAAGAAAGCACCTATTCTTTAATGCAAATGAGTAAAACTAGTGCTGCCATAAAACTTCTTAGCAAGGAAAAACTACCATACATAAGCATTTTAACTGACCCTACTATGGGTGGGGTATCAGCTTCCTTTGCTTGGCTTGGGGATTTAATTATAGCCGAGCCGGGTGCATTAGTTGGCTTTGCGGGAGCAAGAGTTATAAAGCAAACCATAGGAGCAGATTTACCTGAGGGCTTTCAAAGGGCTGAGTTTTTACTTGAACACGGACTCATTGACAACATAGTAGAAAGAGCCGCTCAAAAGCAATTTGTCAGCGATGCTTTGAAATTTTTTAGCGGAAAATAA
- a CDS encoding glycoprotease, with protein sequence MLGIYENDVLIKEYQSEAKASEFIPEILQNLLREFEFERLIYANGPGSYMGIKISYISLKTLSVVKEIPLFALSAFELNHFKPIRANKHLCFVYKGGEICLEQAIEGNFFLPLNLKQVCLKEDNLPFYFLDVI encoded by the coding sequence ATGCTTGGAATTTATGAAAACGATGTGCTTATTAAGGAATATCAAAGTGAGGCTAAGGCGAGTGAATTTATCCCTGAAATTTTACAAAATTTATTAAGAGAATTCGAATTTGAAAGACTTATTTATGCAAATGGACCGGGTTCTTATATGGGGATAAAAATTTCTTATATCAGCCTTAAGACTTTGAGTGTGGTGAAAGAAATTCCCCTTTTTGCCTTGAGTGCTTTTGAGCTTAATCATTTTAAACCCATAAGGGCAAATAAACATCTTTGTTTTGTTTATAAAGGGGGCGAAATTTGCTTGGAGCAAGCGATAGAGGGGAATTTTTTTCTGCCTTTAAATCTAAAGCAAGTTTGCCTAAAAGAGGATAATCTTCCCTTTTATTTTTTAGATGTGATTTAG
- the thrB gene encoding homoserine kinase, with product MKILVPATSANLGPGFDCLGLSLKLFNEVVIEKANFTSISISGEGSENVFLKKNNAFVRIFNEIYEKLSGKKENFRFIFENNIPLSRGLGSSSAVIVGAIGAAYFMSGFKVEKERVLNEALKYENHPDNIAPATLGGFVCSVVENDKVFSIKKELDSALKAVLLIPNVAMNTEQSRKALSANFSLKDCVFNLSHSTFLTACFLEKKYDLLKLASQDKLHEFKRMQTLPELFEVQKFALENKALMSTLSGSGSSFFSLAFRDDAENLAKKMAQKFSASRVVCVEFDNEGFKIC from the coding sequence TTGAAAATTTTAGTTCCAGCTACGAGTGCGAATTTAGGTCCTGGTTTTGATTGTTTGGGTTTAAGCCTTAAGCTTTTTAACGAAGTGGTGATTGAAAAGGCAAATTTTACTAGTATTAGCATTAGTGGCGAGGGCAGTGAAAATGTTTTTTTGAAAAAAAATAATGCTTTCGTGCGAATTTTTAATGAAATTTATGAAAAATTAAGTGGTAAAAAAGAAAATTTTCGCTTCATTTTTGAAAATAATATCCCCCTTTCAAGAGGGCTTGGCAGCTCTTCTGCTGTGATTGTTGGGGCGATTGGGGCTGCTTATTTTATGAGTGGTTTTAAGGTGGAAAAAGAACGGGTGCTAAATGAGGCTTTAAAATATGAAAATCACCCTGATAATATCGCCCCTGCTACGCTTGGAGGTTTTGTCTGCTCTGTGGTAGAAAATGATAAGGTTTTTAGCATTAAAAAAGAGCTTGATAGTGCTTTAAAGGCTGTGCTACTTATCCCTAATGTCGCGATGAATACCGAGCAAAGCAGAAAAGCTTTGAGTGCAAATTTTAGCTTGAAAGATTGCGTTTTTAATCTTTCTCATTCTACTTTCTTAACGGCTTGTTTTTTGGAAAAAAAATATGATTTATTAAAACTAGCAAGTCAGGATAAATTGCACGAATTTAAGAGGATGCAAACCCTACCCGAACTTTTTGAAGTGCAGAAATTTGCTCTTGAAAATAAGGCGTTGATGAGCACACTTTCAGGTTCTGGTTCGAGCTTTTTTTCTCTTGCCTTTAGAGATGATGCGGAAAATTTGGCTAAAAAAATGGCACAAAAATTTTCAGCCTCTCGTGTGGTGTGCGTAGAATTTGACAATGAGGGCTTTAAAATTTGCTAA
- a CDS encoding DUF448 domain-containing protein encodes MLKNTKKSIISRMHTPIRMCVLCKNRFKQNTLYRFRVEDNELCIYAKCGRSVYLCEACILKENHKWQKVLSRACKNMIKTSQQDLKERIFNDKS; translated from the coding sequence TTGCTAAAAAATACAAAAAAAAGTATAATTTCAAGAATGCATACGCCTATTAGAATGTGTGTGCTATGCAAAAATCGTTTCAAGCAAAATACCCTATATCGCTTTAGAGTTGAAGATAATGAGCTTTGTATTTATGCAAAGTGTGGTCGTAGTGTTTATTTGTGTGAAGCGTGTATCTTAAAGGAAAATCATAAATGGCAAAAAGTACTTTCTAGGGCTTGTAAAAATATGATAAAAACATCACAGCAGGATTTAAAGGAGAGAATTTTTAATGACAAAAGTTAG
- a CDS encoding 23S rRNA (pseudouridine(1915)-N(3))-methyltransferase RlmH, whose translation MQLGIFYLQKSEDLAHLSEKYAKLISKYATLKEHNLFDKKVAKAQIQGVQNAQKSYEEAFLPHKKGFCVLLDERGTELNSIEFAKLIENKNELNFFIGGAYGFRREMLDKFDFNLALSRLTLAHHFVKILLLEQIYRAFCINHNHPYHK comes from the coding sequence TTGCAACTTGGCATTTTTTATTTGCAAAAAAGTGAAGATTTGGCACATTTGAGTGAAAAATATGCCAAGCTCATCTCTAAATATGCCACTTTAAAAGAACACAATCTTTTTGATAAAAAAGTAGCAAAAGCTCAAATTCAAGGAGTTCAAAACGCACAAAAAAGCTATGAAGAAGCCTTTTTACCTCACAAAAAAGGTTTTTGTGTGCTGTTAGATGAAAGAGGGACGGAGCTTAATAGCATTGAATTTGCAAAACTGATAGAAAATAAAAATGAACTTAATTTTTTCATAGGTGGCGCTTATGGTTTTAGACGCGAAATGCTTGATAAATTCGACTTTAATCTCGCTCTTAGTCGCCTAACCTTAGCACATCATTTTGTTAAAATTTTATTATTAGAGCAAATTTATAGAGCCTTTTGCATCAATCATAACCACCCATATCACAAATAG
- a CDS encoding M23 family metallopeptidase, with amino-acid sequence MARKKTRNLLWLLIIILLFLGSFFILNLSIFEKNAPQIFVEDTLYTNLKSPLLVKVKDEENAVKSIKIVLKKDDNDPGVILADGKIKQDKEVSLQINLPKQAYKDKTNSYFLEIWAKDTSFWNFNGNEAYKKVVVMIDNEAPKLNIISNSYNIEQGGAASVVFKAEDANLKELFIETNKGRIFKVTPYLKKDYYAALIAWDAKDEEFRAYVIAKDAAGNIAKERIRYYLLNRKYRVSNIKLSDKFLDGKIEDLASMYAPKNNTFTRFEKFKFVNETLRLSNEELIHKITSIVPEESFGEFGVNLFLPLKNAAKVADFADHRYYSYNGQFVSDSYHMGLDLASTSEAPIISNNAGKVVFAGENGIYGLNLILYHGFGIYTLYGHCSSSSVSLDENVAKGSIIAKTGVSGLALGDHLHFGVLVQGVETRPEQWQDRKWLENNIYKVFNDAKKVILGTR; translated from the coding sequence ATGGCGAGAAAAAAAACGAGGAATTTATTGTGGCTTTTGATTATTATTTTATTATTTTTGGGTAGTTTTTTTATTTTAAATTTAAGCATTTTTGAGAAAAATGCTCCGCAAATTTTTGTTGAAGATACACTTTATACCAATCTTAAATCCCCACTTTTAGTCAAAGTCAAAGATGAAGAAAATGCGGTAAAATCCATCAAAATCGTTCTTAAAAAAGATGATAATGACCCAGGAGTGATCTTAGCAGATGGTAAAATCAAGCAGGATAAAGAAGTCTCTTTACAAATCAATCTTCCTAAACAAGCCTATAAAGACAAAACAAATTCTTATTTTTTAGAAATTTGGGCGAAGGATACAAGTTTTTGGAATTTTAATGGAAATGAAGCCTATAAAAAAGTTGTAGTTATGATTGACAATGAGGCTCCTAAATTAAATATCATTAGCAATTCTTATAATATAGAGCAAGGAGGAGCAGCAAGTGTCGTTTTTAAGGCTGAGGATGCGAATTTAAAAGAACTTTTTATAGAGACAAATAAGGGTCGAATTTTTAAGGTTACACCTTATCTTAAGAAAGATTATTACGCCGCTTTAATCGCTTGGGACGCAAAAGATGAGGAATTTAGAGCCTATGTTATCGCAAAAGATGCGGCAGGAAATATTGCAAAAGAGCGTATAAGATATTATCTTTTAAATCGTAAATACCGCGTTTCTAACATTAAACTAAGCGATAAATTTTTAGATGGGAAAATAGAAGATTTAGCTTCAATGTATGCACCAAAAAACAATACTTTCACGCGTTTTGAAAAATTTAAATTTGTCAATGAAACCTTAAGACTTTCAAACGAAGAGCTTATCCATAAAATCACATCTATCGTGCCTGAAGAAAGTTTTGGCGAATTTGGTGTTAATTTATTTTTACCTTTGAAAAATGCGGCGAAAGTGGCTGATTTTGCTGACCATAGATATTATTCTTATAATGGGCAGTTTGTGAGCGATTCTTATCATATGGGGCTTGATTTAGCTAGCACGAGCGAAGCACCTATTATTAGCAATAACGCAGGTAAAGTTGTTTTCGCTGGTGAAAATGGAATTTATGGGCTTAATCTTATACTTTATCACGGCTTTGGAATTTACACACTTTATGGGCATTGCTCGTCTTCTAGTGTGAGTTTAGATGAAAATGTTGCAAAGGGTAGCATTATCGCTAAAACGGGTGTGAGTGGTTTAGCTTTGGGGGACCATTTGCATTTTGGTGTGTTAGTGCAAGGGGTTGAAACAAGACCAGAGCAATGGCAGGATAGAAAATGGCTGGAAAATAATATTTATAAGGTATTTAATGACGCCAAAAAAGTTATATTAGGGACAAGATGA
- the bamA gene encoding outer membrane protein assembly factor BamA has protein sequence MKKLIGICALAPFLNAANIKDIQFSGLYHLSNETALNLTGLKIGEELNEARINTAILNLYKQNYFQNIIVEENNGILTFKLKEKPSVAKVTITGIASNDRKHLDALLGIKRGTLLDETSLKEAKERIKGYYEAKSYFDTVVEVKQKKLENSDSLELEFIVNRGENIIIDKVHLSGGKELSYSDIEPAVTNKEREFMGWMWGRNDGKLKVFELGNDSARISDEYMKEGFLDVQVSSPFLKTYTDSYRADLTYFIKEGEPYKIVDIQIKNPLFSDEENQEILEELESQVKDIINIEDVRKDLKTIETKSADLGYAFVQVFPDIQKNSETHEASISFQVVPNEKVYIRNVIISGNSRTVDRVVRRELFLTEGNLYHRTDLKESINALRRTSYFESVEIKEERVDETHIDLIVEVKEAATGAISGGIGYSSSDGLLLNASLSDSNIFGSGIKSSVSIDKSDETLSGRINITNPRIADSEYSLGGSLYSNDYEWDEYSEQNYGFDITLGRQFWRYFNASVTYNLEQSDIYYLSPTLLRTGYQLGESIKSSISPAISFNNTDDFYLPRSGIIASSALEFAGVGGDQQFLYSKTSFNFYQGLEDYIGYDLIYRYKANFYKVWDQGYLPINQRVYLGGMRSIRGFENRTVSPRNEWGDEVGGTIAFANSFELSFPLIDRIKLRGSVFFDYGAIGKTQIDDMQRMSTGFGIEWITPIGPLQVVFAKPLNDKPGDDTSTFEFSLGTRF, from the coding sequence ATGAAAAAACTCATCGGTATTTGTGCATTAGCTCCCTTTTTAAATGCGGCAAATATAAAAGATATACAATTTAGTGGGCTTTATCACCTTTCTAATGAAACAGCATTAAATCTCACAGGACTTAAAATAGGCGAAGAATTAAATGAAGCAAGAATTAATACAGCTATTTTAAATCTTTACAAACAAAACTACTTTCAAAATATCATCGTTGAAGAAAATAACGGAATTTTGACCTTTAAGCTTAAAGAAAAACCAAGCGTTGCTAAAGTTACTATCACAGGTATCGCCTCAAATGATAGAAAGCACCTTGATGCTCTTTTGGGAATTAAAAGAGGCACTTTACTCGACGAGACCTCGTTAAAAGAGGCAAAAGAAAGAATTAAAGGCTATTATGAGGCAAAAAGTTATTTTGATACCGTGGTTGAAGTTAAGCAAAAAAAGCTAGAAAATTCGGATAGCTTGGAGCTTGAATTTATCGTAAATCGCGGTGAAAATATCATCATCGACAAAGTTCATCTTAGTGGAGGAAAAGAGCTTTCTTATTCTGATATTGAACCCGCTGTTACAAATAAAGAGCGAGAATTTATGGGCTGGATGTGGGGCAGGAATGATGGCAAACTTAAAGTCTTTGAGCTTGGAAATGATAGTGCAAGAATTAGCGATGAGTATATGAAAGAAGGGTTTTTAGATGTGCAAGTTTCCTCACCCTTTCTTAAAACATATACAGATTCTTATAGGGCGGATTTGACTTATTTTATTAAAGAGGGTGAACCTTATAAAATCGTTGATATACAAATTAAAAATCCTCTTTTTAGCGATGAAGAAAATCAAGAAATTTTAGAAGAATTAGAATCGCAAGTTAAAGATATTATCAACATAGAAGATGTAAGAAAAGACCTTAAAACCATAGAAACCAAAAGTGCAGATTTAGGCTATGCTTTCGTTCAAGTCTTTCCAGATATACAAAAAAATAGCGAAACACACGAAGCAAGCATAAGCTTTCAGGTCGTGCCAAATGAAAAGGTCTATATAAGAAATGTTATTATTTCCGGAAATTCACGCACCGTTGATAGGGTTGTGCGTAGAGAACTTTTCCTCACGGAAGGAAATCTTTACCATAGAACCGACTTAAAAGAATCTATCAACGCACTAAGGAGAACTTCTTATTTTGAAAGCGTTGAAATCAAAGAAGAAAGGGTTGATGAAACGCATATTGACTTGATAGTCGAAGTTAAAGAGGCTGCTACGGGTGCAATTTCTGGTGGTATCGGTTATAGCTCAAGCGATGGTTTGCTTCTTAATGCTTCGCTTTCGGATAGTAATATTTTTGGTTCAGGCATTAAAAGTTCAGTTAGCATAGATAAAAGTGATGAAACGCTTTCAGGCAGAATTAATATAACCAATCCAAGAATAGCCGATAGCGAATATAGTCTCGGCGGTTCACTTTATTCAAATGATTATGAGTGGGACGAATATTCCGAGCAAAACTACGGCTTTGATATCACGCTTGGTAGGCAATTTTGGCGTTATTTCAACGCAAGTGTAACCTACAATTTAGAACAAAGTGATATTTATTATCTAAGCCCAACACTACTAAGAACAGGTTATCAATTAGGAGAAAGTATTAAAAGCTCCATTTCTCCGGCAATAAGCTTTAATAATACAGATGATTTTTATTTGCCACGCTCAGGTATCATTGCCTCTTCAGCCCTTGAATTCGCAGGGGTTGGAGGCGACCAACAATTTCTATACTCAAAAACAAGTTTTAATTTTTATCAAGGTTTAGAAGATTATATCGGCTACGATTTAATTTATCGCTATAAAGCCAATTTTTATAAAGTTTGGGACCAAGGCTATTTACCAATCAACCAGCGCGTTTATCTAGGGGGTATGCGTTCCATACGCGGTTTTGAAAATCGCACCGTAAGCCCTAGAAACGAATGGGGTGATGAAGTAGGGGGAACCATAGCCTTTGCAAATTCCTTTGAGCTTAGCTTCCCGCTTATTGATAGAATTAAATTACGCGGAAGCGTATTTTTCGATTATGGTGCCATAGGTAAAACGCAAATTGACGATATGCAAAGAATGAGCACGGGCTTTGGCATAGAGTGGATTACACCTATAGGTCCTTTGCAAGTCGTTTTTGCCAAACCACTTAATGATAAACCGGGTGATGATACTAGCACTTTTGAGTTTAGTCTCGGAACAAGATTTTAA
- the dksA gene encoding RNA polymerase-binding protein DksA: protein MKTSDLKFFENFLQERKKVILENLQINSKEIEALHNSAPSDSVDFSTIEIDSQIDFTISANLKQELKEIEESLRKIQHKNYGICESCDEFIDIERLKVKPHARYCIACREIAEKGML from the coding sequence ATGAAAACAAGCGATTTAAAATTTTTTGAAAATTTCTTGCAAGAACGCAAAAAAGTTATACTAGAAAACCTACAAATCAACTCAAAGGAAATTGAAGCCTTACACAACTCAGCACCAAGCGATAGCGTCGATTTTTCAACCATAGAAATCGACTCGCAAATCGACTTTACCATCAGTGCAAATTTAAAACAAGAATTAAAAGAAATAGAAGAATCTCTTAGAAAAATTCAACATAAAAATTATGGCATTTGTGAGTCTTGTGATGAATTTATCGATATAGAACGCCTCAAAGTCAAGCCTCACGCAAGGTATTGCATTGCCTGTAGAGAAATCGCAGAAAAAGGAATGTTATGA
- the lpxC gene encoding UDP-3-O-acyl-N-acetylglucosamine deacetylase produces the protein MRQLTLAKAVSGTGVGLHKGEPIEVTLEPLEANSGIVFFRSDLNVSYEAKPQNVINTQLATVIGDDRGYISTIEHLMSAINAYGIDNVRIVLNSNEAPVMDGSSISFCMMLDEAGVKELDAPKKIMVIKKVVEVRDGDKFVRLSPTKEPKINYTIKFNNALIGEQSYCFEFSKKNYIENIARARTFGFLKDVQALRAMNLGLGGSLENTIVVDENRILNPEGLRFKDEFVRHKILDAIGDLTLLGYRIYGDYTSYAGSHHLNHLLTKEVLKDKESYEIVVLENSCEKVYEKVFA, from the coding sequence ATGAGGCAATTAACTTTAGCAAAAGCTGTAAGCGGCACAGGTGTGGGACTGCATAAGGGTGAGCCTATTGAGGTTACCTTAGAGCCTTTAGAGGCAAATTCTGGTATAGTATTTTTTAGAAGCGATTTAAATGTAAGCTATGAGGCAAAGCCGCAAAATGTGATAAATACGCAACTTGCGACTGTTATAGGTGATGATAGGGGCTATATTTCGACCATTGAGCATTTGATGAGTGCGATTAATGCTTATGGGATTGATAATGTGCGTATCGTGCTAAATTCAAACGAAGCACCCGTAATGGATGGCTCTAGCATTAGTTTTTGTATGATGCTTGATGAAGCTGGAGTGAAAGAGCTTGACGCGCCAAAAAAGATTATGGTGATTAAAAAGGTGGTTGAGGTGCGAGACGGCGATAAATTTGTGCGTCTTAGTCCAACAAAAGAGCCTAAAATTAACTATACCATTAAATTTAATAATGCCTTAATCGGTGAGCAAAGTTATTGTTTTGAATTTAGCAAGAAAAATTATATAGAAAATATCGCTAGAGCTAGGACTTTTGGTTTTTTAAAAGATGTTCAAGCTTTAAGAGCTATGAATTTAGGGCTTGGCGGTAGTCTTGAAAATACCATAGTTGTAGATGAAAACCGCATTTTAAATCCTGAGGGACTGCGTTTTAAAGATGAATTTGTCCGTCATAAAATTTTAGACGCCATTGGAGATTTAACCTTGCTTGGATATAGAATTTATGGTGATTATACCTCTTATGCTGGAAGTCATCATTTAAATCATTTGCTTACAAAAGAGGTTTTAAAAGATAAAGAGAGTTATGAAATTGTTGTGCTTGAAAACTCTTGCGAAAAAGTTTATGAAAAGGTTTTTGCATAA